From the genome of Ketobacter sp. MCCC 1A13808, one region includes:
- the recJ gene encoding single-stranded-DNA-specific exonuclease RecJ, with protein MPSPDKKISHRIAPSCKPEFSSDMPPLLQKIYANRGLKSDAEIDLGLKHLLPATSLKGLETALDLLVNALQQQQRILVVGDFDADGATSSALMVLALRQLGAESVDFLVPNRFEFGYGLTPEIVAVAQKKQPQLIVTVDNGISSLEGVRAAKAAGMNVLVTDHHLPGKTLPEADAIVNPNQPGCDFASKNLAGVGVAFYLLAALRSRLKALGWFEQQHIHEPNMADFLDIVALGTVADVVPLDRNNRILVQQGLMRMRAGRCRPGILALAEVAKRKMSNLCAADLGFAVGPRLNAAGRLTDMSKGIDCLMEDDPAKAKVLAITLDQLNHERRAIEGDMQQQALHALRQLHLSEASTMPWGLCLFREEWHQGVIGILASRIKEQFHRPTIAFAPSDQGELKGSARSINGFHIRDALDAVASRHPGLIVKFGGHAMAAGLTLRAEDLTRFERAFDQEARRILKPENLTGELISDGVLQEAELDLSVAKMLREAGPWGQSFPEPLFDGVFELLDQRIVGEKHLKLTLGLPASKRVIDGIAFNVDLERWPDRSLKQVYLVYRLDVNEFRGIQSAQLMVEYLAHQP; from the coding sequence ATGCCGTCACCCGATAAAAAAATTTCCCATCGTATTGCGCCTTCCTGTAAGCCTGAATTCAGCTCAGATATGCCGCCGCTTCTGCAGAAGATTTATGCCAACCGCGGATTGAAAAGCGACGCGGAGATCGACCTTGGTTTAAAACACCTGTTGCCGGCGACCAGCCTAAAAGGGCTGGAAACCGCTTTGGACCTGTTAGTGAACGCGTTGCAACAGCAGCAGCGTATATTGGTCGTTGGTGATTTTGATGCTGACGGTGCAACCAGCAGTGCTTTGATGGTGCTGGCATTAAGGCAGCTGGGTGCGGAATCGGTGGACTTTTTGGTGCCGAACCGATTTGAGTTCGGCTATGGCCTCACGCCGGAAATTGTCGCGGTGGCGCAGAAAAAACAGCCGCAATTGATAGTGACGGTGGACAATGGCATTTCAAGCCTCGAAGGCGTTCGTGCAGCGAAAGCTGCCGGTATGAATGTGCTGGTGACTGACCACCACTTGCCTGGAAAAACGTTGCCGGAGGCCGATGCCATCGTGAATCCCAATCAGCCGGGTTGTGATTTCGCCAGTAAAAACCTGGCCGGAGTGGGGGTGGCATTCTATCTGCTGGCAGCACTTCGCAGCCGCTTAAAAGCTCTGGGCTGGTTTGAGCAACAGCACATCCATGAACCCAATATGGCGGACTTTCTGGACATCGTTGCTTTAGGCACGGTGGCTGATGTGGTGCCGCTTGACCGCAATAACCGTATATTGGTGCAGCAGGGCTTGATGCGTATGCGCGCCGGCCGGTGTCGTCCAGGCATCCTCGCATTGGCAGAAGTAGCAAAGCGGAAAATGTCGAACTTGTGTGCGGCGGATCTGGGTTTTGCCGTGGGCCCCAGATTGAACGCGGCGGGGCGGCTTACTGACATGAGCAAAGGCATTGATTGCCTTATGGAAGACGATCCGGCCAAGGCCAAAGTGCTGGCAATCACACTGGATCAACTCAACCATGAACGCCGGGCCATTGAAGGGGATATGCAGCAGCAAGCGTTGCATGCCCTGAGGCAGTTGCATCTGTCTGAAGCCAGTACGATGCCCTGGGGGTTGTGTTTATTTCGTGAGGAATGGCACCAGGGGGTGATCGGAATTTTGGCTTCCCGTATCAAAGAACAGTTTCATCGTCCCACCATCGCCTTCGCCCCCTCAGACCAGGGCGAGCTGAAAGGGTCGGCTCGGTCCATTAACGGATTTCATATTCGTGATGCCCTTGATGCAGTGGCCAGTCGTCACCCGGGCTTGATCGTTAAATTCGGGGGCCACGCAATGGCCGCGGGTTTAACCCTCCGGGCAGAAGATTTGACCCGGTTTGAGCGGGCTTTCGACCAGGAAGCAAGGCGTATTCTAAAGCCGGAAAACCTGACTGGCGAATTGATTAGCGATGGGGTATTGCAGGAAGCGGAGCTGGATCTATCGGTAGCGAAAATGTTGCGCGAGGCCGGCCCTTGGGGGCAAAGCTTTCCCGAGCCCTTGTTTGACGGTGTGTTTGAACTGCTGGACCAACGCATAGTCGGCGAGAAGCACCTGAAACTGACCCTCGGCTTGCCCGCCAGCAAAAGGGTAATCGATGGCATTGCTTTCAACGTAGATCTTGAGCGATGGCCGGACCGGAGTTTGAAACAGGTGTACTTGGTTTACAGGCTGGATGTTAACGAGTTTCGTGGCATTCAAAGCGCGCAATTGATGGTGGAATATCTGGCGCATCAACCGTAA
- a CDS encoding GlxA family transcriptional regulator: protein MIKVRILGFDYAFATAITGVIDLLSTAGTAWNFFQGKRLAPKFDVQLATRDGAPIRCLNNITVNAHLGFQQIGEVDLLLVPSIGGEIEKALANNPDLIELVRDYYERGTQIISNCTGAFFLAEAGILDGRKATTHWAHADRFRQRYPKVQLVPEQLITTDGRVFCSGGGSAWFDIGLYLIELYIDHETSVESAKAMVLDTGRHSQLTYFTAHQNKYHTDETVRAVQEWVDQHYSDDFSLAWLANQYAMSPRTLIRRFKAATGESPLTYLQSVRIEVAKKFLEASAQTIAEITQKVGYEDVSSFSKMFKRKVGLSPREYRGRFSKSALTPPAVSE from the coding sequence ATGATCAAAGTACGAATTCTTGGGTTTGATTACGCCTTTGCCACCGCGATCACCGGTGTCATTGATCTTTTATCAACTGCCGGTACGGCCTGGAATTTCTTTCAGGGCAAACGCTTGGCGCCGAAATTCGATGTGCAATTGGCAACCCGCGATGGTGCGCCGATCCGCTGTCTGAACAATATAACAGTAAATGCCCACCTTGGTTTTCAGCAGATCGGAGAAGTCGATTTGCTGCTGGTACCTTCGATCGGGGGGGAAATTGAAAAGGCACTGGCCAATAATCCGGACCTGATTGAGCTGGTGCGAGATTACTACGAGCGCGGTACCCAGATCATAAGTAATTGCACCGGCGCCTTCTTTTTGGCCGAAGCCGGTATTCTGGATGGCCGTAAGGCCACCACTCACTGGGCTCATGCAGATCGGTTCCGGCAACGCTACCCCAAAGTGCAACTGGTGCCGGAGCAGTTAATTACCACCGACGGTCGGGTTTTCTGTTCCGGCGGTGGCTCGGCCTGGTTTGATATCGGCTTGTATCTAATTGAGCTCTACATCGATCATGAAACCTCGGTGGAATCGGCGAAAGCGATGGTGCTGGATACCGGGCGCCATTCCCAGCTGACTTATTTCACTGCCCACCAGAACAAGTACCACACCGATGAAACGGTACGAGCGGTGCAGGAATGGGTGGATCAGCACTATTCAGACGACTTCTCTCTGGCGTGGTTGGCCAATCAATATGCGATGAGCCCGCGTACCCTGATCCGGCGTTTCAAAGCAGCAACCGGGGAGTCCCCGTTGACCTACCTGCAGTCGGTGCGCATCGAGGTAGCGAAAAAGTTCCTCGAAGCCAGCGCCCAGACCATCGCCGAAATAACCCAGAAAGTCGGTTATGAAGATGTCAGCTCATTTTCCAAAATGTTCAAACGTAAGGTCGGCTTGTCGCCAAGGGAATATCGCGGACGATTTAGTAAAAGCGCTCTAACCCCGCCTGCGGTCAGTGAATAA
- the thrC gene encoding threonine synthase translates to MPSKRYTGLIDKYRDYLPVHDDTRLISLGEGQTPLIRLNNVPRIIGKDVDIYVKYEGLNPTGSFKDRGMTMAVTKAIEEGSKAIICASTGNTSAAAAAYAARAGITAFVLIPEGKIAMGKLAQAMMYGAITLQIRGNFDVGMQLVKDVAKEAPVTIVNSINPFRLQGQKTAAFEIVEELGAAPDYHCLPVGNAGNITAHWMGYSEYKKAGICNTAPKMVGYQASGSAPFLRGAMVDDPETVATAIRIGHPQSWDKAWIVQKESGGWFDELEDQEILQAQRLLAQHEGVFCEPASAASLGGAIRDVKNGKIPEGSKIVCTLTGNGLKDPDTAIAQCKNAVMETIDAELASVKNSILKNM, encoded by the coding sequence ATGCCAAGTAAACGCTACACCGGGTTGATCGATAAATACCGTGACTATCTGCCAGTCCATGATGACACTCGATTGATCAGTTTGGGTGAAGGCCAGACCCCTTTGATCCGGCTGAACAACGTGCCACGGATTATAGGCAAGGACGTGGATATTTATGTCAAATACGAAGGCTTGAACCCCACCGGGTCCTTCAAAGATCGCGGTATGACCATGGCGGTGACCAAAGCAATTGAAGAAGGCAGTAAAGCCATTATTTGTGCGTCTACCGGAAACACCTCTGCAGCCGCAGCAGCTTATGCGGCTCGTGCCGGAATCACGGCGTTCGTGTTGATTCCCGAGGGTAAAATCGCCATGGGCAAATTGGCGCAGGCGATGATGTACGGGGCCATAACGTTGCAGATTCGCGGTAATTTTGATGTGGGTATGCAGCTCGTAAAAGACGTCGCTAAAGAGGCGCCGGTCACGATCGTAAACTCAATAAATCCGTTCCGCCTGCAAGGGCAGAAAACGGCAGCGTTTGAAATTGTTGAAGAGCTGGGTGCGGCTCCCGATTACCACTGTCTGCCAGTGGGTAACGCCGGTAATATCACTGCCCATTGGATGGGGTATTCCGAGTACAAAAAAGCGGGTATCTGTAACACAGCGCCCAAAATGGTGGGCTATCAAGCCAGCGGTTCGGCGCCATTTTTGCGCGGCGCAATGGTGGATGATCCTGAAACGGTTGCCACCGCCATCCGTATCGGTCATCCGCAAAGCTGGGACAAAGCCTGGATAGTACAGAAAGAATCCGGTGGTTGGTTTGACGAGCTGGAAGACCAGGAAATTCTGCAAGCCCAACGATTGTTGGCGCAGCACGAAGGGGTATTTTGTGAGCCTGCATCGGCTGCGTCCCTTGGCGGCGCAATTCGCGATGTCAAGAATGGCAAGATACCCGAAGGCAGCAAAATCGTATGCACTCTCACTGGGAATGGTTTAAAAGATCCGGACACTGCGATTGCCCAGTGTAAAAATGCGGTGATGGAAACCATCGATGCAGAACTGGCCTCGGTAAAAAACAGTATCCTAAAAAATATGTGA
- a CDS encoding type IV pili methyl-accepting chemotaxis transducer N-terminal domain-containing protein: MPQKFRVNAILVVLLAVSSALTGSIASARTLSDLDAVQTSAWQRTLTLRIAKNHLQMAANIDFVGASARLAATIEEYNQAMTELEMNTPNSQMNQRMVKLQGLWQSFRATAESIPGEESVAKMLDLSNDLMYENDRLMRQWQARLPRGVGDNMGLAMHQSMLSERIGLFYVAHYYGMNDAWVLDELQHSVSAYEQGMDHILAQADAEPEMLKQLASNWDYAKFGLEQFDNGQLVPLVMTVTMESMYHQTNTLGDAYHLKSQLALNDAQGLANSGLASNYTE, translated from the coding sequence ATGCCTCAGAAATTCAGAGTTAACGCCATCCTCGTGGTTCTCCTTGCAGTGAGTTCAGCCCTCACCGGTTCCATCGCGTCCGCGCGCACTTTAAGCGATTTGGACGCAGTACAGACATCCGCGTGGCAACGCACACTGACGCTGCGTATCGCCAAGAATCACTTGCAAATGGCGGCTAACATCGACTTTGTAGGGGCTTCAGCCCGCTTGGCGGCGACCATTGAGGAATACAACCAGGCGATGACTGAGCTTGAAATGAATACGCCGAATTCGCAGATGAACCAGAGAATGGTCAAGCTCCAAGGCCTATGGCAGAGCTTCCGTGCCACTGCCGAGTCGATCCCGGGCGAAGAATCGGTGGCAAAGATGCTGGATCTTAGTAATGACCTGATGTACGAAAATGATCGCCTGATGCGTCAGTGGCAGGCGCGGTTACCCCGAGGCGTGGGTGACAACATGGGTTTGGCCATGCACCAGAGCATGCTTTCAGAGCGCATCGGCTTGTTTTATGTGGCTCACTATTACGGAATGAACGACGCTTGGGTATTGGATGAATTGCAGCATAGCGTGTCGGCCTATGAGCAGGGCATGGACCATATCCTGGCGCAAGCCGACGCAGAGCCGGAAATGCTGAAGCAATTGGCCAGTAATTGGGATTACGCAAAGTTTGGCTTGGAGCAGTTTGATAATGGTCAGCTCGTGCCGTTGGTTATGACTGTGACTATGGAAAGTATGTATCACCAAACTAATACTCTGGGTGATGCCTATCATCTAAAAAGCCAGCTGGCGCTGAACGATGCTCAAGGTTTGGCAAACAGCGGTCTGGCGTCTAACTATACGGAATAG
- a CDS encoding DsbC family protein, whose amino-acid sequence MINLKSVMAFLMMVVPFALQAAESKQDSVKAHFVKKFPQVDVSGVSKSDIEGIFQLETASGELLYVSEDGKYIITGDMLKIDGSQMVNLSEEWRIGKRVGALHALKDNDMVVYPAKGEEKGEVLVFTDTSCGYCRKFHTEIPQLNQLGVTVKYLAWPRAGLQSPAGQTMVNIWCSKDRPHAMTDAKSNKEVPAPAGVMCDQNVLQDQINLGQEIGVRGTPAVFSNDGRQLGGYMKAGDLADKLGVK is encoded by the coding sequence ATGATCAATCTGAAGTCGGTAATGGCTTTCCTAATGATGGTAGTCCCGTTTGCCCTGCAAGCGGCTGAGTCAAAACAAGACAGCGTTAAAGCACACTTTGTGAAAAAGTTCCCGCAAGTGGATGTCAGTGGGGTGTCTAAATCCGACATCGAGGGTATATTTCAGCTGGAAACGGCCAGTGGTGAATTGTTGTACGTCTCGGAAGACGGCAAATACATCATTACCGGGGATATGTTGAAAATCGACGGCTCGCAAATGGTCAACCTCAGTGAAGAATGGCGTATTGGCAAGCGCGTTGGTGCCCTCCATGCCCTTAAGGATAATGATATGGTGGTGTATCCGGCGAAAGGCGAAGAAAAAGGCGAGGTGCTGGTATTTACCGATACCAGTTGTGGGTATTGCCGGAAATTTCATACCGAAATCCCGCAATTGAACCAACTTGGTGTCACCGTGAAATACCTGGCATGGCCCAGAGCAGGCCTGCAATCGCCTGCCGGACAGACCATGGTGAATATTTGGTGTTCAAAAGATCGTCCGCACGCGATGACAGACGCAAAATCCAATAAAGAAGTGCCGGCACCCGCTGGTGTGATGTGTGACCAGAATGTATTACAGGACCAAATAAATTTAGGCCAGGAAATCGGAGTGCGGGGCACGCCGGCCGTTTTTTCCAATGATGGACGCCAGTTGGGCGGCTATATGAAAGCGGGTGATTTGGCGGACAAGCTGGGTGTGAAATAG
- a CDS encoding homoserine dehydrogenase, with product MKPVNVGIVGLGTVGSGTFNVLSRNAEDIARRAGRAITVTHVGARRDNPNADTSAVKVSRDVLQVVEDPEIDIVVELIGGTTLAKELVLKAIHNGKHIVTANKALIAEHGNEIFTAAQNKGVNVSFEAAVAGGIPIIKAIREGLSANRIDWVAGIINGTGNFIMSEMAEKGREFDDVLKEAQELGYAEADPTFDVEGIDAAHKLTILASIAFGIPLQFEKVYTEGITKITREDVSFAHELGYRIKHLGITRQTDTGVELRVHPTLVPASQLLANVDGVMNAVMVHSDAVGPTLYYGPGAGAEPTASAVVADVVDVARALTTDPKNRVPHLAFRADSLSDLPILPIEEVETGYYLRMHAKDQPGVMAKIASVLSKANINIEAIIQKDQVDDTSPVPLIMLVRKVIESEMNAALDTIRELDVLVDDIVRIRLETLVH from the coding sequence TTGAAACCGGTGAACGTTGGCATAGTTGGGTTAGGTACGGTCGGTAGCGGTACATTTAACGTATTAAGCAGAAACGCTGAAGATATTGCCCGTCGTGCCGGACGGGCAATTACGGTAACCCATGTCGGCGCCCGTCGTGACAACCCGAATGCAGACACATCAGCAGTGAAAGTGTCGCGGGATGTTCTGCAGGTTGTTGAAGACCCTGAAATTGATATTGTGGTGGAGTTGATCGGGGGCACAACCCTGGCCAAAGAGCTGGTGCTGAAAGCCATCCATAACGGCAAGCACATTGTCACCGCCAATAAAGCGTTGATCGCAGAGCATGGAAACGAAATTTTCACAGCGGCGCAAAATAAAGGCGTTAACGTTTCGTTCGAAGCAGCCGTGGCTGGAGGCATCCCCATCATCAAAGCCATCCGCGAAGGGCTGTCTGCCAACCGTATTGACTGGGTCGCAGGTATTATCAACGGCACCGGCAATTTCATCATGAGCGAAATGGCCGAAAAAGGTCGTGAATTCGATGATGTATTAAAAGAGGCTCAGGAGCTGGGCTACGCTGAAGCCGATCCCACTTTCGATGTGGAGGGTATTGACGCCGCCCATAAGCTGACTATTTTAGCCTCTATCGCATTTGGGATACCGCTGCAATTTGAAAAGGTGTACACCGAAGGCATCACAAAAATCACCCGTGAAGATGTGTCGTTCGCTCACGAGCTGGGATACCGCATCAAACATCTGGGAATTACCCGACAAACGGATACCGGGGTGGAGTTGCGCGTTCATCCTACATTGGTACCGGCAAGCCAGTTGTTGGCTAATGTTGATGGTGTGATGAACGCGGTTATGGTACACAGCGATGCGGTGGGGCCTACGTTATACTACGGGCCAGGTGCTGGCGCTGAGCCAACCGCTTCAGCGGTTGTGGCGGACGTTGTTGATGTGGCGCGCGCGTTGACCACCGACCCGAAAAACCGGGTACCTCACCTGGCATTCCGCGCAGACAGTCTGAGCGATTTACCGATCCTGCCGATTGAAGAGGTGGAAACGGGCTATTATCTGCGTATGCATGCGAAAGACCAGCCGGGTGTTATGGCAAAAATTGCCTCGGTATTGAGCAAAGCCAATATTAATATTGAAGCTATTATTCAGAAAGATCAGGTGGACGATACCAGCCCGGTTCCATTGATTATGCTGGTACGCAAAGTGATTGAAAGCGAAATGAATGCGGCGCTGGACACGATCCGGGAATTGGATGTGTTGGTGGATGATATCGTGCGAATCCGCCTGGAAACCCTTGTACATTAA
- a CDS encoding crotonase/enoyl-CoA hydratase family protein, translated as MSHIETTKEGHILLIHINRADKYNALSPDMFHDMGKALAQLNSDPELRVAVLYAAGKHFTAGVELDKWAPHFASGNAFPVADGEIDPMGLTGERHHKPVVIAVQGYCFTWGVEILLNTEIRVAATDTQFQMLEVQRGLYPCGGATMRLPREVGWANSQKVLLTGNRWSAEEAYRWGMVQELVEPGEQFNKAMEIATQIARAAPLGVQGSLKASRFSEAHYHDQDATVKQFMTDLSPVMNSEDSKEGINSFLERRDAVFTGK; from the coding sequence ATGTCACATATCGAAACCACCAAAGAAGGCCACATACTATTAATCCATATCAACCGCGCTGACAAATACAACGCGCTTTCACCTGACATGTTTCACGACATGGGCAAAGCATTAGCACAATTGAACAGTGACCCCGAATTACGCGTCGCCGTATTATATGCAGCGGGCAAACACTTCACCGCAGGGGTAGAACTCGATAAATGGGCGCCCCACTTCGCGAGCGGGAATGCTTTTCCGGTGGCTGATGGTGAAATCGATCCCATGGGCTTGACCGGAGAGCGCCATCACAAACCCGTTGTGATTGCAGTTCAGGGCTACTGCTTTACCTGGGGTGTTGAAATATTACTGAATACAGAAATACGGGTTGCCGCTACGGACACCCAGTTTCAGATGCTGGAAGTTCAGCGCGGCCTCTATCCTTGCGGCGGAGCGACTATGCGCCTGCCACGAGAAGTCGGCTGGGCGAATTCGCAAAAAGTATTACTGACCGGAAACCGCTGGAGCGCAGAGGAGGCGTATCGCTGGGGCATGGTTCAGGAGCTGGTTGAACCGGGTGAACAATTTAACAAAGCGATGGAAATCGCCACACAAATTGCGAGGGCTGCGCCGCTCGGTGTACAAGGCAGCCTGAAAGCCAGCCGCTTCAGCGAAGCTCATTATCATGATCAGGATGCGACGGTGAAACAATTTATGACGGACCTAAGCCCGGTTATGAACAGTGAAGACTCCAAGGAAGGTATAAACTCCTTCCTTGAGCGCAGGGACGCTGTCTTTACCGGCAAGTAG
- a CDS encoding acyl-CoA dehydrogenase has translation MSLLSRQDLDFWLYNMLKTEQLLNHPRFQDHSLDTFRQTIDTAEQIAEKYFLPHNHLADEKEPWFDGEKVHTLPEVKDAFRHFVDSGLLNARLSFDDGGMQLPSSVVAACTGFITCANPSSSAYPFLTMAAANLIQHFASEELKDLYLPLMRSGVAAGTMALTEADTGSSLADIKTKALRTGQDHYLIKGSKMFISGGDQDITDNIVHLVLAKIKDAPAGVKGISLFLVPKWLVDGNGQPTSRNDVKLAGLLHKMGYRGTTSTVLNFGENDDCIGYLIGEPHQGLKYMFMMMNEARIGVGLGAAVLGYRGYAESLNYAKERPQGRHPSNKDPESKPLAIIEHADVKRMLLAQKAYAEGAIALCLYGNRLVDEITVTEDAAERKALHELLDLITPIIKSWPSEFGPKANSLAIQILGGAGYIREYPVEQIYRDNRLNPIHEGTHGIQAMDLLGRKVWQSKSQGLARLVQEIQNTLNTAKEFPELSEYAEQLQQAQQLMQDTTQKLGSLIHSEGPDVGLSNAALYLSLSGHVVVAWQWLWQATEAVKGLRKEPDSAFFKGKLQACRYFYRWELPKIQHWSQLLQNADDTCRSMQVDFF, from the coding sequence ATGTCATTGTTATCACGCCAGGATCTGGATTTTTGGCTCTATAACATGCTCAAAACCGAGCAACTTTTAAATCACCCGCGCTTTCAGGATCACTCCCTGGACACGTTCCGCCAAACCATTGATACCGCAGAACAAATAGCCGAGAAATATTTTCTGCCCCATAACCATCTGGCGGATGAGAAGGAGCCCTGGTTCGACGGCGAAAAGGTTCACACCCTACCGGAAGTAAAAGACGCATTCCGCCACTTTGTGGATTCCGGATTGCTTAATGCGCGCCTGAGCTTTGATGATGGCGGTATGCAACTACCCAGCAGCGTTGTAGCAGCCTGCACCGGGTTTATTACCTGTGCCAACCCGTCCTCCTCTGCCTACCCGTTTCTCACCATGGCGGCTGCCAATCTGATTCAGCACTTTGCCAGCGAAGAACTCAAAGATTTATATCTACCGTTGATGCGGAGCGGCGTTGCCGCAGGCACGATGGCATTGACCGAAGCCGACACCGGTTCATCATTGGCTGATATCAAAACCAAAGCGCTGCGCACCGGTCAGGATCACTACCTGATAAAGGGCAGCAAAATGTTTATATCAGGTGGCGACCAGGATATTACTGACAATATTGTGCATCTGGTTTTGGCGAAGATTAAAGATGCGCCCGCCGGCGTAAAAGGTATTTCGTTATTCCTTGTTCCCAAATGGCTAGTGGACGGCAACGGTCAGCCCACCTCGCGCAATGACGTTAAGCTCGCAGGCTTACTGCACAAAATGGGTTATCGCGGCACCACGTCCACCGTTTTGAATTTCGGTGAAAATGACGATTGCATTGGCTACTTGATTGGGGAACCGCATCAGGGACTGAAATACATGTTTATGATGATGAACGAAGCTCGCATCGGCGTGGGGCTCGGTGCCGCAGTACTTGGCTACCGGGGTTACGCTGAATCCCTGAACTACGCCAAAGAGCGTCCCCAGGGTCGCCATCCGAGCAACAAAGACCCGGAATCCAAACCCCTTGCCATCATTGAGCACGCTGACGTCAAACGTATGCTGCTGGCTCAAAAAGCGTATGCGGAAGGCGCCATTGCATTATGCCTTTATGGCAATCGGCTGGTGGATGAAATCACGGTGACAGAAGACGCTGCCGAGCGCAAAGCACTGCACGAATTACTCGACCTGATTACACCCATTATTAAATCCTGGCCATCGGAATTCGGCCCCAAAGCCAACTCATTGGCGATTCAGATATTAGGTGGCGCCGGCTATATCCGCGAATACCCTGTGGAACAAATTTACCGTGACAATCGTCTCAATCCGATTCATGAAGGCACGCACGGTATTCAGGCGATGGACTTGTTAGGGCGTAAAGTCTGGCAATCGAAAAGCCAGGGCTTGGCGCGTTTAGTACAGGAGATTCAAAATACCCTAAACACAGCCAAGGAATTCCCTGAACTTAGCGAATACGCTGAACAGCTGCAGCAAGCACAACAATTAATGCAAGACACCACCCAAAAACTGGGTAGCCTGATTCACAGTGAAGGGCCGGATGTCGGATTATCCAATGCCGCTTTGTACCTGAGCCTGAGCGGTCATGTCGTTGTCGCATGGCAGTGGTTATGGCAAGCTACCGAAGCGGTCAAAGGCTTACGCAAGGAGCCGGACTCTGCCTTTTTCAAAGGTAAACTACAGGCCTGTCGATATTTCTATCGCTGGGAATTACCCAAAATACAGCATTGGAGCCAGCTTCTGCAAAACGCAGATGATACCTGTCGATCCATGCAAGTGGATTTTTTCTAG
- the alaC gene encoding alanine transaminase, which yields MTDQVSEFPRIGRLPPYVFNIVGDLKKQARARGEDIIDFGMGNPDQPTPQHIVNKLVETVQRGDTHRYSQSKGIPRLRKAICDWYWRRYQVEIDAVEEAIVTIGSKEGLAHLALATMNTGDTVLVPNPSYPIHPYGFVIAGADIRHVSMRPEVDFFEELEKAIRESWPKPKMLVLNFPGNPTAECVELDFFEKVVAICKEHQIWLVHDIAYADIVFDGYQAPSVMQVAGAKDIAVEFFSLSKSYNMPGWRVGFCVGNPTLIGALARIKSYMDYGTFTPIQVAAISALEEDQRCVSDICAMYQKRRDVLCEGLNSIGWQVTPPKATMFVWAQIPERYRVMGSLEFSKLLLEQAKVAVSPGLGFGEYGDDHVRFALIENEQRIRQAVKGIKRLLQT from the coding sequence GTGACAGATCAAGTGAGTGAATTCCCCCGCATCGGACGTTTGCCCCCCTATGTGTTCAATATCGTCGGCGATTTAAAGAAACAGGCGCGGGCGAGAGGTGAAGATATCATCGATTTTGGTATGGGAAATCCGGATCAACCCACACCTCAGCACATTGTGAACAAATTAGTGGAGACCGTTCAAAGGGGTGACACCCATCGATACTCTCAGTCCAAAGGTATTCCTCGCCTGCGAAAGGCGATTTGTGACTGGTATTGGCGTCGTTATCAAGTCGAGATCGATGCGGTCGAGGAAGCTATAGTGACCATCGGGTCCAAAGAAGGTCTGGCGCATCTGGCGTTGGCCACCATGAATACCGGGGACACGGTGCTGGTGCCTAATCCATCGTATCCAATCCATCCTTATGGTTTCGTCATAGCCGGGGCAGATATACGCCATGTCTCCATGCGCCCGGAGGTGGACTTTTTTGAAGAATTGGAAAAAGCCATCCGCGAGAGCTGGCCTAAACCCAAAATGCTGGTACTGAATTTTCCAGGTAATCCCACCGCTGAATGCGTCGAATTGGATTTTTTTGAAAAGGTGGTGGCCATCTGTAAGGAGCATCAGATCTGGCTGGTCCATGATATTGCCTACGCAGATATTGTGTTCGACGGTTATCAAGCGCCTTCGGTGATGCAGGTGGCGGGTGCCAAGGATATTGCAGTCGAGTTTTTTAGTTTGTCGAAAAGTTATAATATGCCCGGCTGGCGAGTCGGCTTTTGCGTCGGAAACCCGACGCTGATTGGTGCCTTGGCGCGAATTAAGTCCTATATGGACTACGGCACCTTTACCCCTATCCAGGTGGCTGCAATCAGTGCGCTGGAAGAAGATCAGCGCTGTGTCTCGGATATTTGCGCGATGTATCAAAAGCGCCGGGATGTGCTTTGTGAAGGGCTGAATTCCATTGGCTGGCAGGTCACACCGCCCAAGGCCACCATGTTCGTTTGGGCACAGATACCGGAGCGATATCGTGTTATGGGGTCACTGGAGTTCAGTAAACTGCTGTTGGAGCAAGCGAAAGTAGCGGTATCCCCGGGACTGGGGTTCGGAGAATACGGAGACGATCATGTGCGCTTTGCATTGATCGAAAATGAACAGCGAATTCGTCAGGCAGTGAAAGGCATTAAACGCCTGCTGCAGACATAA